In the genome of Raphanus sativus cultivar WK10039 chromosome 9, ASM80110v3, whole genome shotgun sequence, the window atttatttcttttagtGGTGGGATTTCATCACAACCcttcatcttataaataatctaaTGGCCTAGATAATCATAGATAAAATAGGTCCCACCATCttttttcttcgtcttcttcctcccaAACATTCTATTTTTTCTAAACTGAAATCTGATTCTTCAGATAATTTTTTCTAAAGAAATCACATGTAATTATTTTCTCTGTTGCTCAATCTATCCTTTAAGATATGTCAAGGTATATCTCTGGTGATGATGATGTAATAGTGACATATACGATAATGACATCAACGGCATAAACGTTGTTGACTTTGGTGTAGTGACGACGGAGATAGACCACGATGGAGCAGTTTCGACGGCGAAAACGTTGTAGAATGCTCATCACCCACCATGGACCAAACTATGAAAATCAAGAAATTCATCCACCATGACCACCACCACGCATTCACATGAGACAACACCAAGAAATTAGGGTTCCGCCACCACATTCATGTCTCAGATGATCCTTATTCGTCAGGATTTATCTTCTTCGTGACCTTTGTTCATCTCCGACGCGACTCCAACTATCACGAAAGCTCGAGAGCAACCATGGATAATACATTGTACATGTGGACAGTGAAATACATGTGTACACACTGGCATTAGTGTTCATGAACCACATAATGTACACGGTACCTACTAGGTGTGTACATGTTTACAATGAATGCCTACGCCCATGTTGACCTTAGTGTCCATCTACCACCGCGTGTACAATGTATAATCATGTATGTGTCCATGTATACCATACTGGACTTCAAAATGTACTTTGAGTCCTCTGCACAGGCCGTACACACGTGTATACATTAGTTCTCATATTCCAAAGCGTCCACAATGTACATCCATGCCTCTGCCCTTGTGTACACAACATAGAGATGTCCATGTGTACAATAAAAATGACGGTGTCCATTCATAAACTATTATCTTTGTACaacaaaatattcaaagaaCATACatgttgtgtacatgtgtacaatcaACAGCCTTTTGAGTCAAGGCTGTAAACATGTGTATACATTAGTGGCCATGTTCCACAGCGTCCACAATAAACATTCCTGCCTGTGCTCGTGTGTACACTAAAAGGCGATTTCCATGCGTACAATAAAGTCATATGTCCATGCATAAATAAAATGTTCACCGAACATACATGTTTGATGTCTACATGTACATTAAACTCTGATGTCCATGTCAACAACAAAAGTGAACTATAACAATAAACTTCGATGTCCATGTGTACAATAAAGTTCGATGTCCAACTATGTACACCAAATTTTTTAATGAACATACATATTCACTGAACATACATTTTCGATGTTCATGTGTACAATGAAGTCTGATGTCCATGTGTACAATAAATGTCCATGTATAAACAAAAGTTTCGATGTCCATGTGTACACATGTATATATTAAGGGGCTATTTTTGCAATTTGGAAAGTTAAAAATCGAATAGTAAATTTCTAGAAGTTCAAAAACATGTTCGTGTAATCATGGAAgatatgatttttataattaaaaagtgaGGAGTCAATTTGAAAGAGatatttgcaaataaaaaatgatgagagcataaattaatatatttaaaagttaagggatcatatatgaaataaaactaaaagtggaaaaaaaataaaaaaagaattaaagagagagaagagagaaagagaagacagcgagaagggaaaagaaaagagtttaAAGTTGTGGGACCCGTTTAGTTGGAAGAGTAAATGTAGTAAgtttatagtttcaaaaaacTACCCTAAGAGCAATAACTGTCCTATGTTGTAATAAAAAACTTGATACTGCCCTAGGATGAAAATAACTCTTTAAACTTCAACTAGGACTTGTCCTTTTGATCCCAATGGGAATCATTTTGGACTAATGTGCCTCGATGCAAACAAATCTATAGAGATTACATAATCTATTACaatattccttttttttacTCTTCTATATCAATCAGATCATGCTTCACTAGATTACTTAATCTGAAACAGTTTCTTTTGTAACTTTACGTATGGAAGATGACacattagaaaacaaaattctttatattattagacGCGGCATAGTTAGTTGCATCATTTTACATGGGGAAGTTAAGTCTTTGGTAATAATCCTCTAGAGgaatttagaaaagaaaaaaaaaagagaatgaaatGAAAACAGGGAGCTTGATTTGATATTTCTCCCATCAGTCCATAACTCCAAACGTCTTTATCACCCCACGTTCGGGTTTCTTCTGGTTCATATAAGTCATATGAAGAAGACCAATTAACCAGGAAGCAATACATTggttgtcttcttctctctgtttccTAAACACAACCAGTGTCCTCCTCTCCATCTCCACACAAGATTAATTTCCTTTCAATCTCCACAAAACCAGACAGACGAAGTaagtagaagaggaagaagcttCCTTGAGTTTCATTGTGTTATCTTTTGCTCCGTGAAACACACCAAACAAACAAGAAATGTTGCTGTCGTTACTACTCATTTGGGTTCTCGGTGTCTCCTTCTTCTCGGTCGCTTCTCCCCAAGGAGAAATCCCAAGTTCTCAGACTTCTTCGCCTCGAACGGGAGCTCAATCCCCAGGTAAAAAAAGACTTCTCCATGTTTACTCATTTGAGAGTGATAAAGTCTTTACTAGTTTCCCCCATAGAGGAAGCCTTAAAAAAAGGAATCAAATTTGTATCTCAGGGCCTCCGATTGTTCAAGTGGTGCTTCGTGAGGATTTGAACAAGAAGATTCTTATTGCTCTTATTGTCTCATCAACACTCCTCTGTGTCACTCTAGTATTGCTTCTCTACCTCTTCCTATGGAGGTACAGATATATCAAGAACAGCTTCACCGGCATCAACCCAAATCATCATCCTGGTACTAATAACTAACTCTTACTATTATCTTTACAcgtcatttatttttttttttctggttttgttgCTGCTTATCTTTGCTTCTTTTTTGCTTATTATCTGAAGATTCTGTGAAGAGTAGTGTGTCCACGAAACCGACTGATTCTGTGACGAAAGGAACTATCCCTGTCTTTGAATATCAACTCTTGGAAACTGCAACAAACAAGTTTAGCGAGAGTAATGTGTTGAGCCGAGGTAGTCGTGGATGCCTCTACAGAGCTTGTCTTGATGAAAAGTCCTCTGTCACTGTGAAGAAACTTGATGATGGTGGTGGAGATACAGACATTGAAAAACAGTTTGAGGTTTTTAATCGGCTTGAACCCCAACGATTCCTTCCTTACACACCTATTAAAGTCATCTCATTCTATTAACCatatatctttctttttgttttttgttgaaCAATAATAAATGCAGAATGAAGTAGAGTGGTTGTGTAAGATCAAGCATCAGAACATAGTCTCCATGTTGGGGTTTGGCGTCTATCGCCAAACGAGATGTATTGTGTACGAGATGATGCATAATGGATCTTTAGAGTGTCAGTTGCATGGTAAAGAGAGAGATGTTTCCAAGTTTTTGCCGCCATTTTGTTCAATCTTTTGACatcttctgatttttttattctacttcTTTTGGACATATACTTGAAGGGCCTAGTCAAGGTTCAGGTTTAACTTGGCAGCTTAGGATGAAAATCGCTGTTGATATAGCACGGTATATAGTCCCATTCATTGATATAATATAGTTTCAAATGTTTAGCAGTTTCCTTTGATCTCCAAACACATTTTATGTATATGCTTACAAAgttctttctctgttttttttttcttatataaaagaGGACTAGAGTATCTACACGAGCATTGCCATCCTCCGGTAGTTCACAGAGATTTGAAATCGTCTAACATCCTTCTAGACTCCCATTTCAACGCaaaggtaaaaatatttataatgtaaAACTCTTCTtacagagagaagagagatatGAGTTTGGTAAGGATGTGTTTGCTATCTCTGTTCAGATATCAGATTTTGGGTATGCGACTGTGTTGATGACTGAGAGCAAGAAGTTGAAGCTTAATGGAACTTTAGGAAACAGAGCTTCCGAGTGTCTTCTTCTTGATGGTtaataataagttttatttATGTATCAAAATGATTCTCTCAACATTATAGCActtaaagtctttttttttttttggtttctataTTTTACAGGGAAAGTAACAGACAAGAATGATGTATACTCATTTGGGGTGATTCTGCTCGAACTTCTCTTAGGGAAGAGAGAAGTGGAGAAACCATCAGCTGAAGCAGAATCCATTGTGAGTTGGGTACCAAAGCTGAGTGACAGAGCAAATCTGCCAAACATATTGGATCCGGCAATAAAAGGAAGCATGGATCTGAAGCATCTATATCAGGTAGCAGCGGTGGCAGTGTTGTGTGTGCAGGAAGAGCCAAGTTACAGACCACTTATAACCGATGTCTTGCACTCACTCATCCCTCTTCTACCACTAGAACTCGGCGGATCTTTGcggattttataaaaacaaattttcattTCCTTATTGTgtaatttttacattttgaaTGTTTGTTGCTTCTTTGCAAAGTTCCCACTTATTGTTTTTGCCACGAGAAATCTGAATAAACTAGTAAGAGTACATAAATAAATTAGCCTATAGAATATAGATCATGAATTCTACTATAGTACCGAGTCTACAAGTAATTAAGATTGGgaaaacaaaagttttttttctgaCTTGGACCAAATAGATTAAGACAAAACTAGTGTAagagataattaaataaacctTTATTTTCATGCATTTTCACAATTCACGAAGAAACGAGAAACTTGAGGAATTAAGAAGAGAATATGAGGAGGGATGGagatgatgaggaggaggagacgaAGCAGATAAAGCAAAAAgcgcatcaagaagaagaagaagatcgagaCTATCATCAGCCTCAAAGACATTCCTTCTTTGGTTCCTTCATCTATCCCCAGAATTAGAAACTCCCTCCTCTTCTTTGGTaatcacttttttttatttcattcagTTCATTGCCCAAACCGTCTGTTCTCTTCTTTCGCAGTCACATTTACAGAGTACGTGAAGAAAGGACGCATTTTTTATTTGCTATAAAATTGATTCTTTTTTAGGGTTCTTCTATTAGTgaatttgttttgtgttttgtgttttttgtaTGAATTTGCTTTGTCAGAAACCAAAGAGCAATGATGGTGCCAAAGCAGAGATACGAAGATGAGATGAGAGAGTTGAAGCCTCCAATGGTGAATTCTTTTTCTAACATTCAGATTGATGATCCTAACAGCACACAAGGATTGAATCATCCTCTTCCTAAACACCCAACAACAAGAAGACCCCAAATCATTATCTAAAGGTACCACCACCTTTTGTCTTCCTTCACCCTCTCATAACTAATACATTACACAGATTGGATTTACATGGTTTTGATGACTATTTTCTCATACTTCTGATATTTTGTTCCATTTGGGGTCACCTCCTACAGATGAATCTAAGAAAGGGTCAGCCAAGTTGTTGTTACACGGAATATGTACTTCCAAGCGATGGAAACCTCCTCTTTATGATTGCTGCAATGTCCATGGTCCTTGCCATTTGAGATTGTAAGCCAAAGCATCACTTACCTGTCCCTTTACTCCTATTTCGAACCCACAACCTATTTTTGGGTGAacttagcttctttttttttgggttcagGTTTACCTACAAAGTTGTGGTTGAGATTAGAGATTCTTCAGGAACAACAACTGTTTTGGAATGTTTTGGTGATCCCAAACGCAATAAGAAAGCTGCGGCTGAGCATGCAGCTGAAGGCGCGCTCTGGTATCTTGACCATGTCAAAGGGAAACCAGACAAAGCTGCATAAGTTAATAAGACATCATCTACTCGGATGAAGTAGCCAGAGAGTTTAACTAGAGTTTTTTTTCATACTGTTCTACATTTGCTGATCTGTTATTTGAGTTCTTGTTTGTTTGTCCTTACAAGAATTTACTTGGTACATGGTCTAATGATTTAAAGCTTCTCTAAATCTTGTGCTATCTATAAATCTCCTCTTGTTTATTAGTAAAGGCTAAGAACAGCAGATTCAACACAGACGCACTAGATTGTAGAAAATTGATTGGTACTGCTCTTCTTATTTGCCGTGAAGTACAATGTATtcttattttggtttttgatgcAATTTCCTTTTGGCAGGGTTAAGACCAGAATAAACTCTAAATGTTGGAACAAGAATTCTAAGTAACTGTAATATCTTATTAGCTTTGTAGCTTGTCATAgcaaaaaaacaagaatatctcaaaacaaataaagcAGCCAACAGCCACTGCTGATAAAagaaattaacatttttttcttgcaGTATTTTcttatggtggtggtggtttaTTATTCAATACTCTTGTGGGGTTTTAGTTCTAAACTAA includes:
- the LOC108825792 gene encoding probable receptor-like protein kinase At1g80640, which codes for MLLSLLLIWVLGVSFFSVASPQGEIPSSQTSSPRTGAQSPGPPIVQVVLREDLNKKILIALIVSSTLLCVTLVLLLYLFLWRYRYIKNSFTGINPNHHPDSVKSSVSTKPTDSVTKGTIPVFEYQLLETATNKFSESNVLSRGSRGCLYRACLDEKSSVTVKKLDDGGGDTDIEKQFENEVEWLCKIKHQNIVSMLGFGVYRQTRCIVYEMMHNGSLECQLHGPSQGSGLTWQLRMKIAVDIARGLEYLHEHCHPPVVHRDLKSSNILLDSHFNAKISDFGYATVLMTESKKLKLNGTLGNRASECLLLDGKVTDKNDVYSFGVILLELLLGKREVEKPSAEAESIVSWVPKLSDRANLPNILDPAIKGSMDLKHLYQVAAVAVLCVQEEPSYRPLITDVLHSLIPLLPLELGGSLRIL